The Mycobacterium paragordonae genome includes a region encoding these proteins:
- a CDS encoding acyltransferase family protein produces the protein MTVSEAEDAQGGLEQTAGVDRVASLTGVRAVAALLVVGTHAAYTTGKYTHGYWGLVGARMEIGVPMFFVLSGYLLFRPWVKSAATGSPWPSVRRYARNRVRRIMPAYVVTVLFAYVLYHYREAGPNPGHSWLGLTRNLTLTQIYTDGYLGKYLHQGLTQMWSLAVEAAFYVTLPLLAYLLLVLLSRRRWQPKLVLAALAALTLISPGWLVLVHIDRFFPDGARLWLPTYLAWFLGGMMLTVLQQMGVRCYAFVAIPLAVICYFIVSTPIAGAPTTSPASLPEALWKTGFYAVIATLAVAPLALGDQGWYSQVLASRPMVWLGEISYEIFLIHLITMEFAMVYIVRAHVYTGPMLNLFIATVVVTVPLAWLLHRFTRVR, from the coding sequence ATGACGGTGTCGGAAGCCGAGGACGCCCAGGGCGGCCTCGAGCAGACCGCTGGCGTCGACCGGGTCGCTTCGCTCACCGGAGTCCGGGCCGTCGCCGCGCTGCTGGTGGTGGGCACCCACGCCGCCTACACCACCGGCAAATACACCCACGGCTACTGGGGTCTGGTCGGCGCGCGCATGGAGATCGGCGTTCCGATGTTCTTCGTCCTATCCGGATACCTGCTGTTCCGCCCGTGGGTCAAATCCGCGGCCACCGGCAGTCCGTGGCCGTCGGTGCGTCGCTACGCGCGTAACCGGGTGCGGCGCATCATGCCGGCCTACGTCGTCACCGTGCTGTTCGCCTACGTGCTATATCACTACCGCGAAGCGGGACCCAACCCCGGGCACAGCTGGCTCGGTCTGACCCGAAACCTCACGCTGACACAGATTTACACCGACGGCTACCTCGGCAAGTACCTGCACCAGGGCTTGACCCAGATGTGGAGCCTGGCGGTCGAGGCCGCCTTCTACGTGACGCTGCCGCTGCTGGCCTACCTGTTGCTGGTGCTGCTCAGCCGGCGACGGTGGCAGCCCAAGCTGGTCCTGGCGGCGCTGGCGGCGTTGACACTGATCAGCCCGGGCTGGCTGGTGCTGGTGCACATAGACCGGTTCTTTCCCGACGGCGCACGGCTGTGGCTGCCCACTTACCTGGCCTGGTTCCTGGGCGGCATGATGCTGACGGTTCTGCAGCAGATGGGCGTGCGCTGCTACGCGTTCGTGGCCATCCCGCTGGCGGTGATCTGCTACTTCATCGTCTCCACTCCGATCGCGGGCGCGCCCACCACCTCGCCGGCCTCGCTGCCGGAAGCGCTGTGGAAGACCGGGTTCTACGCGGTCATCGCCACGCTGGCGGTGGCGCCGCTGGCCCTGGGAGATCAGGGCTGGTATTCGCAGGTGTTGGCCAGCCGGCCGATGGTGTGGCTCGGCGAGATCTCCTATGAGATCTTCCTGATCCACCTGATCACAATGGAATTCGCGATGGTCTACATCGTCCGGGCGCACGTGTACACGGGCCCGATGTTGAACCTGTTCATCGCCACCGTGGTGGTGACCGTCCCGCTGGCCTGGTTGCTACACCGGTTCACCCGGGTTCGATAG
- a CDS encoding DEAD/DEAH box helicase: protein MDLPENSPPETFADLQIHPDVVRAIAAVGYESPTGIQAATIPALMAGSDVVGLAQTGTGKTAAFALPILSKIDTTSKATQALVLAPTRELALQVAEAFSRYGALRNLTVLPIYGGASYGVQLAGLRRGAQVVVGTPGRVIDHLERGTLDLSRVDYLVLDEADEMLTMGFAEEVDRILSETPEYKQVALFSATMPPAIRKITTKYLHDPLEVTSKAKTATAENISQRYIQVAGPRKMDALTRVLEVEPFEAMIVFVRTKQATEEVAERLRARGFSAAAINGDIPQGQRERTIAALKDGSIDILVATDVAARGLDVERISHVLNYDIPHDTESYVHRIGRTGRAGRSGSALLFVSPRERHLLKAIEKATRQTLVEAELPTVEDVNAQRVAKFADSITDALGSQGIELFRRLVEDYEREHDVPMADIAAALALQSRDGEAFLLSPDPPPERRKERKERDESRERPERPRQTKPFTTYRIDVGKRHRIGPGAIVGAIANEGGLHRSDFGHIAIGPDFSMVELPAKLPRETLKKLEHTRISGVLINLRPDRGSGSAGGRSHPGGRENSRAPRKPAGKGKPSRKRDA, encoded by the coding sequence ATGGACCTCCCGGAGAATTCTCCCCCCGAAACCTTCGCCGACCTGCAGATCCACCCCGATGTGGTGCGTGCGATCGCTGCCGTCGGCTATGAATCCCCGACCGGGATTCAGGCGGCCACGATCCCGGCGCTGATGGCCGGTTCCGACGTCGTCGGCCTGGCGCAGACCGGCACCGGCAAGACGGCCGCCTTCGCGCTGCCGATCCTGTCCAAGATCGACACCACCAGCAAAGCCACCCAGGCGCTGGTGCTGGCCCCCACCCGCGAACTGGCACTGCAGGTGGCCGAGGCCTTCAGCCGCTACGGGGCACTGCGGAACCTGACCGTCCTGCCGATCTACGGCGGAGCCTCCTACGGCGTGCAACTCGCCGGTCTGCGCCGCGGCGCCCAGGTCGTCGTCGGCACCCCGGGCCGCGTCATCGACCACCTGGAGCGCGGGACGCTGGATCTGTCCCGGGTGGACTACCTGGTGCTCGACGAGGCCGACGAGATGCTCACCATGGGCTTCGCCGAAGAGGTCGACCGCATCCTGTCCGAAACGCCGGAATACAAGCAGGTGGCCCTCTTCTCGGCGACCATGCCGCCGGCCATTCGCAAGATCACCACCAAGTACCTGCACGATCCGCTGGAAGTCACGTCTAAAGCGAAAACGGCTACCGCCGAGAATATTTCGCAGCGCTATATCCAGGTGGCGGGCCCACGCAAGATGGATGCGCTGACGCGGGTGCTCGAGGTCGAGCCGTTCGAAGCGATGATCGTCTTCGTGCGCACCAAGCAGGCCACCGAAGAGGTGGCCGAAAGACTGCGCGCCCGAGGCTTTTCCGCGGCTGCCATCAACGGCGACATCCCGCAAGGGCAGCGGGAGAGAACGATCGCGGCACTCAAGGACGGAAGCATCGACATCCTGGTGGCCACCGACGTCGCCGCCCGCGGACTGGATGTGGAGCGCATCTCCCACGTGCTCAACTACGACATCCCGCATGACACCGAGTCCTATGTGCACCGCATCGGGCGCACCGGCCGCGCCGGCCGGTCCGGCAGTGCGTTGCTGTTCGTGTCGCCCCGGGAGCGCCACCTGCTCAAGGCGATCGAAAAGGCCACGCGGCAAACACTTGTCGAGGCCGAACTGCCTACCGTGGAGGATGTCAACGCCCAGCGGGTAGCCAAGTTCGCCGACTCGATCACCGACGCCCTCGGCAGCCAAGGCATCGAGCTGTTCCGCCGGCTGGTGGAGGATTACGAACGCGAACACGACGTGCCGATGGCTGACATCGCCGCAGCGCTGGCGCTGCAATCTCGCGACGGTGAAGCCTTCCTGCTCTCGCCGGATCCGCCGCCGGAGCGGCGCAAAGAGCGCAAGGAACGGGACGAAAGTCGCGAGCGCCCCGAACGGCCAAGGCAAACAAAGCCTTTCACGACCTACCGGATCGACGTGGGCAAGCGGCACCGGATCGGCCCGGGCGCGATCGTCGGCGCCATCGCGAACGAGGGAGGCTTGCACCGTAGCGATTTCGGTCATATCGCGATCGGGCCCGATTTCTCGATGGTGGAACTTCCGGCGAAGCTGCCCCGGGAAACGCTGAAAAAGCTTGAACATACCCGTATTTCGGGTGTGCTGATCAACCTGCGGCCGGACCGGGGCTCCGGCAGTGCCGGCGGCCGGAGCCATCCGGGCGGCCGGGAAAATTCCCGCGCCCCGCGAAAACCCGCCGGCAAGGGAAAGCCGAGCCGGAAGCGCGACGCATGA